The Deltaproteobacteria bacterium DNA segment ACTTCTTTATATCTATTGCAAAATCTTCCAGCGCCTTTACTGTTCTCTCTGCCGCGTCCTTATCTATGCCATGCTCCTCGGTATACGAGCCGCCAAGCCTTGTAATATGTCTCTTATAAAGCAGCGGCCTTATGCCGCCTGTTTCCGAGGCCTCGGCTATAAGGAGCCTTAGCGTGTTGGTTCCTATATCAACGGAGGCGCATCTCAAGGGTTCGACTTAAACCACCTCTCCACTTCATCGTGCCACCCCGGCAGCACCACGTGCCCTGCCTTCGCGTTCCTAAAGACCTTCTTCTTTGTTGAGTCAGGGATTTTCTTTATCGTGTTCTGTATGCCTTCTTCGGGGCAAATGGTATCAGCGCCGCCTATGCCAATTAGCACGGGCTTCTTCATATAAGGCGCGTAGCGCATGACATCTATATAGGTGAGTGTTTTATCGGCAGCGGCAACATCTGCCGCCTTCCCCGCTTTGGAAAGCTTTGAGCGAAATTCCCTGACAATGGGATATGGCCCGCCGTCTGCCTTTTCAATGCCAAGAGGAACGTCATTTAAAAAAGGCACTCCGGCTGCAATGGCAGTCATGCGCTCATCCAAAACGGATAGCATCATTGAAGTGCCGCCTCCCATGGACGTGCCGTTAAGATAGATGCTCCCTGCCTCCGGAAGTGTCTTTAAATAATCGATTCCGCGTATCGCGTCGAGGAGCACGCCTACCAGAAAATAGGTTTCGGGCTTTTCTATGCCCTTTATTATAAGGTCCGTTGCCTCCGGGTTATATTCCTTTGCAAGCTGGCCGTGGCCCCTGACGTCTATTGCGAGAGCGAGGAATCCCTTCTTCGCAAACCGTTTTGCCCACTCGGGCCTGCCGTAGTCCCCGTAGCCGTGGAGAAGAAGGATTGCCGGAAGCTTGCCCTTTGCCTTTGCAGGCATGGCCACAACGCCGTGAACAGGAACGTTACCGTAGCTCATGAACTTCACTTCATAGGTCTTTATGCCGTCCGCTATAACAGGCTTTGTAGTTTCATAAGAAGGGTTAACTGCGCTAAGCTCAGTAAGCCTTGCCTCCCAGAAGGTCCTTAAATCGTCGGGAAGTTCTTTTACAGACGCAAAACCGTCTGCGACAAAAAATACAATCAATACGATTGCAACAACTACGGCACCAAAACGCCTTATCACCGCTTTACTCCCTCTCTTTCCTTTACATAGTGCGATGCGTACTCGATATAGTTCTTTGACGATTTAAGAATTTTCGCCACTTCGTCGTCAGTAAGCTCGCGCACTGCCTTGGCAGGGCTGCCGATGATGAGGCTACGCGGAGGGAACTTTTTACCCTCTGTAACAAGCGCTCCTGCCCCTACAATCGAATCCTCGGCAATGACAGCGTCGTCGAGGATAATTGCGCCCATGCCGATTAAGCATCTGTCCTTTACTGTGCAGCCGTGGAGAACGACGTTATGGCCAATTGTAATTTCACTTCCGATTATAAGAGGGAATGTATCTTTGGTAACATGCAAAACGGAGTTATCCTGGACGTTGGTTCTCTCGCCTATGCGGATATAATGGACATCGCCCCTGACAACGGCATTGAACCACACACTCGAGTACTCGCCTATCTCAACGTCCCCGATAACGCGCGCAGAGTCCTCGATAAATACGGTTTCATGAACCTTTGGCATCATGCCTTTATACGGCATCAGCATGTACTTGAAATCCTTCCTTATATAATGTCCGGTTAATGCAATAAGTTATCAAAATCCCCGGGCTTTGGCAATGGAATAGATGGCGCCAAAACGCCGGTCTCAGAGCATCTCAACCGTAAGCTTTAACACCTTTTTCGTGCCCTTTGCCACTTTATGACCTTCTGCCTGCCGAAGCCCGGCAAGCCACAAGACCTCGCCCGTTGCAGATACTATGACAGGAGTAGTGCGCCTCTTTGCAAGCGGCACCTTTGAATCTATAAATATATCTTTCAGTTTTCGAGTACGGCCATTCATGCCAAACGGCGCTATCCTGTCACCAGGAAGAGTAGCCCTCACACAAAGCGGCACATCGAACGAATCAAGAGAGAAGTACGCCGTATGCCTGTCAGCGCCAAAAGTCTTTGGAGCCTTACTAAGAATCGACACATGAACGCGCGCCTTTAACTGCTTTACAAACGTAACTCCCGGAATTGCAAGTTCAACTGCGCCTACAGCCGCTCTCGTGTCATCCTCTCTTGGAGCCATGGCAACGACCATATCATTATACGAACGGCTAAAGCGCACGCCGCTGCCTGCATCCACATAAGCAGCCCTGCCGCCCTTTGTAAGAAGCCCGAGGAGCGCATCCATCGTTTTTGCGCTTACCTCCATATCGCGGACAAAGGCCCTTGCAGCCCTAAGAAGCGCCCTTGAAGAAAGAGCAGAATGGACAGAGCTAAGAAGCCCGATATCGAGCGTAAGAGAGGCCTTTGCCTTCTTTATCAACGCGGCATCGAAGATATCTGCCGCAGCAGCCTCGATAAACTCGTCGTCACGAGAGAGAAGCCTTGCTGTTCGGGCAATCGTATCAACCACCGACGGGTTGAAATTCTTTTCCATATATGGCACAAGGCTAAGACGGACTTTATTTCTAAGGTACTTCTCTGTCCTGTTCGATGAATCCTCGACAAACCTTATCTTATTATCCCGTGCGTAACGCTCTATATCCGTGCGGCTCACGTCCAGAAGCGGCCTCACAAAAATACCGGACTTCTGCGCAATGCCCTTTAGCCCGCCAAGAGAAGCGCCCTTCATAAGACGCATGAGCACTGTTTCAATCAGGTCGTTCTTATTATGCGCAAGCGCGACAATAGAGGCATTGTGCTTCTTCGCACAATCCAGAAGAAAAGCCTTTCTCGCCTCTCTTGCAGCCTCCTGCATGCCGCCGTCTTTCTTTACGTCCTTTAACTCCCCTGCCTTGAGCCTTTTACCAACGAACTTGAGTGCGAGCTTCTTTGCCGTACTTTTCACAAAATCATGGTCTCGCCTCGACTCTCTACCACGAAGATTATGGTCAAGGTGGCAGACTATGATACTTATGCCAAGCGGTTCTTTTATTTTGGAAAGGACATGCAAAAGCGTCATGGAATCCACGCCGCCGGAAACGGCAACGCAGACCTTCGCGCCCTTTTTAAACATCTTGTATCCTGCTATATTCTCTCTTACCCTTGTCTCTATATCCATGCCCTCTTATCCCTAAAACGCGAAAAGCCGGCAAAGAGCCGGCTTTTACAGAGAAAAAAACACCGTCCGGCCTATTCGTGGTGCGAGTCCTTTTCCTTTGCCTTCATGTAGTACACGAGCGCCACAAGCACGAGCGCTATGGACACGGCGAACATCAACGTATCCTTGGCATCCTTCCACTCGGCTATATGCTCGAGGAAGGTGACTGCGAGCATTAGAGCTATGACGCTAGAAAGCTTCTTCTTTAAATCGTCCAGGTTGTTAATATTAAGCCACTCCGGCATCTTAAGCTCGCCTATAAACAGTTCGTAGAGCGCGACTGCGAATATATAAAGGATAACGGCCAGAAGAAAACCGTCGAGTATCGCAACCATGTGCACTGTGGCCGAAACGCTCTCTCCTGTCGCAAACGAATGAAACATATGATACACCGTCTTACCCATCTGTATGGACGACCAGACAAAAAGAGCAACCGAACCCACAAAACTCGATATCACGGCGAGTATTACAGCAAGCCAGCCTCTTTCAAGTATCGTTCTCATAAATAAGCCCTGCCTCCTTTTACTTTGCCGCTTGTATCTCGTCGACTATTGCATCACCCATGCCGATAGTAGAGAGCTTCTTCGTGCCTTCGGTGTAGATGTCCGCAGTCCTGAAGCCCTTATCAAGCACCCTCTCGACCGCTTTCTCGATAGACTCGGCAGCCTCGTTCATACCAAAGGAGTACTTTAGCATCATGGCAATGGAAAGTATCGTTGCTATCGGGTTTGCTATGCCCTTACCTGCTATGTCGGGGGCGCTGCCGTGTATGGGCTCGTACATCGCGTGCCCTGTGTCTCCAACACTCGCGGATGGAAGCATGCCTATAGAACCGGTCAGCATAGCTGCCTCGTCGGAGAGTATGTCGCCAAATGTATTCTCGGTCACTATGACGTCAAACTGCTTCGGGTTTCTGATAAGCTGCATGGCGCAGTTGTCGACGTACATGTGGGAAAGCTCGACCTTCGGATACGACGCGCCTACTTTCGTAACAACCTTTCTCCAGAGCTCGGTGGTTTCAAGCACATTCGCCTTGTCAACGCTCATGAGCTTTTTGCCTCTCTTCATGGCGATGTCAAAGGCGACCTTTGCGATGCGCTCGACTTCAGGTGTGGTATACACCATCGTGTTCACGCCTCTTTCCGTGCCGTCAGCAAGCTTCTCAACGCCTTTGGGAGTACCGAAATAAAGGCCTCCGGTAAGCTCGCGTATAACCATGATATCAACGCCGTCTATGACCTCGCGCTTCAATGTGGAGGCGTCGGCAAGGGCCTTAAATATCTTTGCTGGCCTAAGATTGGCAAAAAGCCCGAGTTCTTTTCTAAGCTTCAAAAGCGCCCTCTCCGGCCTTATCGAATAATCAAGGGCTTCCCACTTAGGGCCTCCAACAGCTCCAAGAAGCACGGCATCGGCCTCTTTTGCCATGCCTAGCACTTCATCTGTAAGCGGCGTTTTATTTACGTCAATTGACGCTCCGCCGACAAGAGCCTCCGTTACCTCGAACTCGACATTGAACTTTTCCTCAACGCACTCAAGCACCTTTACTGCCTCATCCACTATTTCAGGGCCTATGCCGTCGCCGGCTATGGCCAGTATCTTATGCATTCTCTATTTCCTCCTCGTTTGCCGCAGGAATTTCAAGTATCTTCTTTAACGAATCAAAGAACGACTCAAGGCCGCTGTGCGGAATGACAACGGTGCTCCTTCTGTCGTTCGAAAGCTCGGCTATCTGCAAAAACTTCCCGCCGGGGTTTTCCTTAAAGTCTATGAAAAGCGTTTTATTTTCTATCTGTAGCTTGTCCGTTGAAATCGTCCTGCTCTTTGGCTTATCGCCCCTGTTATCGTTTCTTCCCATTCAATCATCCTCCCTGTTGTGCTTTCGCGCGAGTTTTAGCGGTGTTTATCGCCTTCTCTTTGCCGTCTAACTTACAAACCCTCTTTTCCTTATCCACTGCATAAGGCCGCCGGAACTCACAAGCTCCTGCATGAACGGCGGCACTGCAGCTGCCTTGTACCTCTTATTCTTCGTAATGTTCACTATCTCGCCGCTTGCCATATCCACCTCGAGTTCGTCGCCCTTGGCTGCGCCATCGACCGCCTCAACGCATTCCAAAATAGGAAGCCCCATGTTAAACGAATTCCTGTAGAATATGCGCGCAAAGCTCTTTGCAATGACGCATGAGACCCCTGCTGCCTTTATCGATATGGGCGCGTGCTCTCTCGATGAGCCGCAGCCGAAGTTCTTATCTGCCACGATAATATCGCCTGGCTTCACGTTCTTTGCGAATGTTGCGTCCTCGTCCTCCATGCAGTACTTCGCAAGTTCCTTTGGGTCAGAGGTATTTAGATGCCTTGCCGGTATTATCCTATCAGTATCTATGTCAGCGCCGTACTTCCAAACCCTGCCGCGTGCCTTCATTTTAGTCTTGCTCCTTCGTTAGTCGTAATTAAATTTTTACTTCTTCGCTATCTCGTCCGGATGCGCTATCCTGCCCTTAACTGCCGTTGCAGCTGCAACAGCCGGATTCGCAAGGTATACCTCGCTTGTCGTATGCCCCATCCTTCCGACAAAGTTCCTGTTCGTCGTCGAGAGCGCCTTCTCTCCCGGCGCGAGTATGCCCATGTGCCCGCCAAGGCACGGGCCGCATGTTGGAGGGCTGATTATCGCTCCGGCGCTCATGAAGATATCGAAGTACCCAAGGTCCATGGCCTGCCTGTAGATAAGAGGTGTTGCCGGTATTATAATGAGGCGCGTGTTCTTGGCTACCTTCTTACCCTTAAGAAGCCTTGCCGAGACTTCCAGGTCTTCTAGCCTTCCGTTGGTGCAGGAGCCGATGACAACCTGGTCGATAGCAATGTTCTTTACCTCTGATACGTTCTTCGTGTTCTCAGGCAGATGCGGAAGCGCGACCTGCGGGTCTATCTTTCTGCAATCGTACTCGTGCACGACCATGTACTCGGCTTCCTTATCGCTCGTATAGTACTTTGCCGGCCTCTCGCCCCTCTTCTCGACGTATTTCTTCGTCGTTGCATCCGGCTCTATGATGCCGCTCTTACCTCCGGCCTCTATCGCCATGTTGCACATCGAGAAGCGGCTGTCCATCGAGAGCCCCTTTATGGTCTCTCCGGTGAACTCCATTGCGCGGTAAAGAGCGCCGTCAACGCCGACCTTGCCGATAGTATAGAGGATAAGATCCTTGCCGCTTACCCACTTGTTAAGCTTCCCGTAGAATACGAACTTCATGCTCTCCGGTATCTTGAACCACACCTCGCCGGTTATCATGGCAGCGGCAAGGTCTGTTGAGCCAACCCCTGTAGCAAAGGCGCCCATTGCCCCGTAGGTGCAGGTATGCGAGTCGGCGCCGATTACAACATCGCCGGAAACGACTATGCCCTTCTCCGGTAAAAGCGCGTGCTCTACTCCCACCTCGCCGCCTTCGTAGTAGTGCTTTAGCCCTTGCTCGGCTGCGAACTCTCGAAGTATCTTTACCTGTGTTGCGCTCTTTATGTCCTTATTGGGCGTAAAGTGGTCGGGAACGAGCACGACCTTGCTTTTATGAAACACCTTCTTTGCGCCTATCTTCCTGAACTCGTCTATGGCTATCGGCGCTGTGATGTCGTTACCGAGCGCGATATCGACCTTAGAGTTTATGAGCATGCCCGGGGTTACTTCACTAAGCCCCGCGTGCTTTGCAAGTATCTTTTCGGTTATTGTCATCGGCCTCAATGCCTTTTTCTTAGCCATCGCTTATACGCTTCCTCTCTTTAATAATTACGCAGAAACCCCGTCCTCAGACGAGCCTCTCGCGTTTTTCCTTCTTTTTATATTCGAGCCTGTTAAGGGCGTTTATGTAGGCCTTTGCGCTCGCCACTATAATATCGGTATGAGAGCCCTGCCCAAGCACCGTATGCCCTTCTTCCTCGAGCCGCACGGTTACCTCGCCCTGCGCGTCCGTGCCGCCTGTAATGGCATTGACAGAATAGCGTAGCAGTTTGCTCTTCGTCGCAGTAATCGCGGATATAGCCTTGAAGACCGCGTCCACCGGGCCGTCGCCATCGCTGCTCTGCTTTTTCTCTTCGCCATCGGCCTCCATTACAACAACAGCGCTAGGCCTCTTTTCCGTGCCTCCCGATACTTCCAACTTTACGAGACGGAAACGGTCAGGCACCTCGATACGAAGCACCTCGTCCTGAACAAGGGCCTCGATGTCTTCGTCAAAAACCTCTTTTTTCCTGTCAGCGAGCTCCTTGAACCTCTCGAATGCGGCATTCAGGTCTTCATCCGAAAGCTCGTAGCCAAGCTCCTTAAGCCTTGCCTTAAACGCGTGCCTGCCCGAGTGCTTACCCATTACAAGCGTTGACTTGGATATGCCAACGGACTCGGGGCTCATTATCTCGTAGGTGGTCTTTTCCTTAAGCACGCCGTCCTGATGAATGCCGGACTCGTGCGAAAAGGCGTTGTCGCCGACTATGGCCTTATTGGGCTGCACCATCATGCCGGTGATGCCCGAGACAAGGCGGCTTGCCGGGTATATCTGCTCAGTAACTATGGCAGTATCAAGGCCGAGTATGTCTTTACGCGTCCTGAGTATCATTACTATTTCTTCAAGTGAGGCGTTCCCTGCCCGCTCGCCGATGCCGTTTATGGTGCATTCAACCTGGCGCGCGCCGTTAATCACAGCGCTAAGCGAGTTCGCAACAGCAAGCCCCAAATCGTTATGACAGTGAACGGAAATAATCGCCTTATCTATATTACCTACGTTAGCCCGTATCCCCTTTATAAGCGCGCCAAACTGCTCAGGGAGCGCGTAGCCTACGGTATCGGGAATATTTATCGTAGACGCTCCTGCAGCAATGACAGCCTCGATGACCTCGTAGAGGTACTTAAGCTCTGACCTCGACGCGTCCATGGGGCTAAACTCCACATCGTCGACATATCCACGGGCATGTGTGACCATCTCAACTGCGCGCTTCTTCGCCTCGTCGCGAGTGAGACGGAACTGGTGCTTAAGATGTATATCCGATGTAGAGATGAACGTATGTATGCGCGGCCTCGGAGCGCCCTTCAAAGCTTCCCAAGCGGAATCGATGTCGTCTTGCTTCGCTCTTGCAAGGCTGCAAACAATTGGCCCTTCGACTTCGTGCGCGATTCTCCTGACTGCCTCGAAGTCGCCCGGAGAGCTGAAGGCAAACCCAGCCTCTATCACGTCAACGCCGAGCTTGGCAAGCTGCCTTGCCACACGGATTTTTTCCTCGACGTTCATCGAGGCCCCGGGCGACTGCTCGCCGTCTCTGAGTGTCGTATCGAATATTCTTACCCTGTTATCCATAAAAATTGCCTAACCCTTATGCTCCCCGCTGCCCTTATGCACTGCCTGGCCGTTTATCTCTAACTTGTGCCCGTTTTTCATCATGTCAATGAGCGTATATACCGGCCCTGACGCGACATACCCGAAGGTGAGCACGAGAAGAAGTATCTCGTGCTGCGCCGCAACAAGCACGGCAAGAAGTATCACTCCCACAAGAAGCCTGAACGGAGACCTCTTTTTTATGTTAAACTCCTTGAAGCTATAGTACTTGACTGTGCTCACCATCAAAAACGCGAGCGTGTATATCATCACAAGCACGGTAACGTGCTTTGCTATCTCTATCTGCCCAAGATAGTTAAAAAATATCACTGTCGAGGCAACGAGCACTGCGGCAGCAGGTATTGGCAGCCCGTTAAAGTGCTTACTGCCGATAGTCGCTGTCTGCACGTTGAACCTCGCAAGACGAAGCGCCCCGCATACGACGTAGAGAAATGCCGCAAGCCACCCGAACTTTTCAAAGGGCCTAAGCGCCCAGGTAAATACCAATATGCCAGGGGCAAGGCCGAATGCCACGAGGTCGGACAATGAATCATACTCCATGCCGAACTTGCTTGTGGTGTTCGTTAGCCTCGCAACGCGTCCGTCCATGCAATCGAGCACCGCAGAGATAAGTATTGCGACTGCGGAGTGAACGAAGTTGCCGTCAAGGGCCGCTACTATCGAATAAAACCCTCCAAAAAGACTTGCCGAGGTTATGAGGTTTGGCAGAAGATAAACACCGCGCCGAAGCTTCCTTGTCCTGTCAGGAGCAATTTCAACGTCAATCTCGTCGTCCTTGAGTTCTTCCTGCTCTTTCTCTATATCGTGTTCGTAGTCGCTGTTTGCCATGTCCCCTCCGGTCTGCCTTTCCCCTTGCCTACCAGCGCGCGAGTATCGAGCTTCCCGCGCTCACCTTGTCGCCTACCTTGACCTCCACCTTAGCGTCGAGCGGAAGATACACATCTAGCCTGGAGCCGAACCTTATCATGCCAAACCTTGCGCCCTTTGTGAGCGCGTCGCCTTCTTTCGAGTAACACACGATGCGGCGCGCTATAAGCCCTGCTATCTGCGTAAAGATAAACTTCTTGCCGTTCTTTGCCTCGGCCAGAATGGCATTCTGCTCATTTTCCAAGGAGGCCTTGTCGAATGCCGCGTTCATGAACTTGCCTTCGTTATAGGCAACCTTCAAGACCTTACAGTCCGCAGGCGCCCTGTTAACGTGGACGTTAAAAACATTCATAAAGATGCTTATCTTATTAGCCTCGGCCTTTAGAAGCCTGTCCTCACGAACAACGTCGCATATTATAACGCGGCCGTCTGCCGGACTGACTATAACGTCGTCACCGGAGGGAATATCCCTCTCCGGGTCGCGA contains these protein-coding regions:
- a CDS encoding acetylxylan esterase translates to MIRRFGAVVVAIVLIVFFVADGFASVKELPDDLRTFWEARLTELSAVNPSYETTKPVIADGIKTYEVKFMSYGNVPVHGVVAMPAKAKGKLPAILLLHGYGDYGRPEWAKRFAKKGFLALAIDVRGHGQLAKEYNPEATDLIIKGIEKPETYFLVGVLLDAIRGIDYLKTLPEAGSIYLNGTSMGGGTSMMLSVLDERMTAIAAGVPFLNDVPLGIEKADGGPYPIVREFRSKLSKAGKAADVAAADKTLTYIDVMRYAPYMKKPVLIGIGGADTICPEEGIQNTIKKIPDSTKKKVFRNAKAGHVVLPGWHDEVERWFKSNP
- a CDS encoding gamma carbonic anhydrase family protein; translation: MLMPYKGMMPKVHETVFIEDSARVIGDVEIGEYSSVWFNAVVRGDVHYIRIGERTNVQDNSVLHVTKDTFPLIIGSEITIGHNVVLHGCTVKDRCLIGMGAIILDDAVIAEDSIVGAGALVTEGKKFPPRSLIIGSPAKAVRELTDDEVAKILKSSKNYIEYASHYVKEREGVKR
- the tilS gene encoding tRNA lysidine(34) synthetase TilS, whose translation is MDIETRVRENIAGYKMFKKGAKVCVAVSGGVDSMTLLHVLSKIKEPLGISIIVCHLDHNLRGRESRRDHDFVKSTAKKLALKFVGKRLKAGELKDVKKDGGMQEAAREARKAFLLDCAKKHNASIVALAHNKNDLIETVLMRLMKGASLGGLKGIAQKSGIFVRPLLDVSRTDIERYARDNKIRFVEDSSNRTEKYLRNKVRLSLVPYMEKNFNPSVVDTIARTARLLSRDDEFIEAAAADIFDAALIKKAKASLTLDIGLLSSVHSALSSRALLRAARAFVRDMEVSAKTMDALLGLLTKGGRAAYVDAGSGVRFSRSYNDMVVAMAPREDDTRAAVGAVELAIPGVTFVKQLKARVHVSILSKAPKTFGADRHTAYFSLDSFDVPLCVRATLPGDRIAPFGMNGRTRKLKDIFIDSKVPLAKRRTTPVIVSATGEVLWLAGLRQAEGHKVAKGTKKVLKLTVEML
- a CDS encoding YqhA family protein codes for the protein MRTILERGWLAVILAVISSFVGSVALFVWSSIQMGKTVYHMFHSFATGESVSATVHMVAILDGFLLAVILYIFAVALYELFIGELKMPEWLNINNLDDLKKKLSSVIALMLAVTFLEHIAEWKDAKDTLMFAVSIALVLVALVYYMKAKEKDSHHE
- the leuB gene encoding 3-isopropylmalate dehydrogenase, translating into MHKILAIAGDGIGPEIVDEAVKVLECVEEKFNVEFEVTEALVGGASIDVNKTPLTDEVLGMAKEADAVLLGAVGGPKWEALDYSIRPERALLKLRKELGLFANLRPAKIFKALADASTLKREVIDGVDIMVIRELTGGLYFGTPKGVEKLADGTERGVNTMVYTTPEVERIAKVAFDIAMKRGKKLMSVDKANVLETTELWRKVVTKVGASYPKVELSHMYVDNCAMQLIRNPKQFDVIVTENTFGDILSDEAAMLTGSIGMLPSASVGDTGHAMYEPIHGSAPDIAGKGIANPIATILSIAMMLKYSFGMNEAAESIEKAVERVLDKGFRTADIYTEGTKKLSTIGMGDAIVDEIQAAK
- a CDS encoding RNA-binding protein — translated: MGRNDNRGDKPKSRTISTDKLQIENKTLFIDFKENPGGKFLQIAELSNDRRSTVVIPHSGLESFFDSLKKILEIPAANEEEIENA
- the leuD gene encoding 3-isopropylmalate dehydratase small subunit; protein product: MKARGRVWKYGADIDTDRIIPARHLNTSDPKELAKYCMEDEDATFAKNVKPGDIIVADKNFGCGSSREHAPISIKAAGVSCVIAKSFARIFYRNSFNMGLPILECVEAVDGAAKGDELEVDMASGEIVNITKNKRYKAAAVPPFMQELVSSGGLMQWIRKRGFVS
- the leuC gene encoding 3-isopropylmalate dehydratase large subunit — encoded protein: MAKKKALRPMTITEKILAKHAGLSEVTPGMLINSKVDIALGNDITAPIAIDEFRKIGAKKVFHKSKVVLVPDHFTPNKDIKSATQVKILREFAAEQGLKHYYEGGEVGVEHALLPEKGIVVSGDVVIGADSHTCTYGAMGAFATGVGSTDLAAAMITGEVWFKIPESMKFVFYGKLNKWVSGKDLILYTIGKVGVDGALYRAMEFTGETIKGLSMDSRFSMCNMAIEAGGKSGIIEPDATTKKYVEKRGERPAKYYTSDKEAEYMVVHEYDCRKIDPQVALPHLPENTKNVSEVKNIAIDQVVIGSCTNGRLEDLEVSARLLKGKKVAKNTRLIIIPATPLIYRQAMDLGYFDIFMSAGAIISPPTCGPCLGGHMGILAPGEKALSTTNRNFVGRMGHTTSEVYLANPAVAAATAVKGRIAHPDEIAKK
- a CDS encoding 2-isopropylmalate synthase, yielding MDNRVRIFDTTLRDGEQSPGASMNVEEKIRVARQLAKLGVDVIEAGFAFSSPGDFEAVRRIAHEVEGPIVCSLARAKQDDIDSAWEALKGAPRPRIHTFISTSDIHLKHQFRLTRDEAKKRAVEMVTHARGYVDDVEFSPMDASRSELKYLYEVIEAVIAAGASTINIPDTVGYALPEQFGALIKGIRANVGNIDKAIISVHCHNDLGLAVANSLSAVINGARQVECTINGIGERAGNASLEEIVMILRTRKDILGLDTAIVTEQIYPASRLVSGITGMMVQPNKAIVGDNAFSHESGIHQDGVLKEKTTYEIMSPESVGISKSTLVMGKHSGRHAFKARLKELGYELSDEDLNAAFERFKELADRKKEVFDEDIEALVQDEVLRIEVPDRFRLVKLEVSGGTEKRPSAVVVMEADGEEKKQSSDGDGPVDAVFKAISAITATKSKLLRYSVNAITGGTDAQGEVTVRLEEEGHTVLGQGSHTDIIVASAKAYINALNRLEYKKKEKRERLV
- the pssA gene encoding CDP-diacylglycerol--serine O-phosphatidyltransferase; amino-acid sequence: MANSDYEHDIEKEQEELKDDEIDVEIAPDRTRKLRRGVYLLPNLITSASLFGGFYSIVAALDGNFVHSAVAILISAVLDCMDGRVARLTNTTSKFGMEYDSLSDLVAFGLAPGILVFTWALRPFEKFGWLAAFLYVVCGALRLARFNVQTATIGSKHFNGLPIPAAAVLVASTVIFFNYLGQIEIAKHVTVLVMIYTLAFLMVSTVKYYSFKEFNIKKRSPFRLLVGVILLAVLVAAQHEILLLVLTFGYVASGPVYTLIDMMKNGHKLEINGQAVHKGSGEHKG
- a CDS encoding phosphatidylserine decarboxylase family protein, which gives rise to MRIPFAKEGYVFIFIAAVPVVITGVLAVWPLFIFFALVLAFVLNFFRDPERDIPSGDDVIVSPADGRVIICDVVREDRLLKAEANKISIFMNVFNVHVNRAPADCKVLKVAYNEGKFMNAAFDKASLENEQNAILAEAKNGKKFIFTQIAGLIARRIVCYSKEGDALTKGARFGMIRFGSRLDVYLPLDAKVEVKVGDKVSAGSSILARW